Proteins from a single region of Streptomyces sp. Tu 3180:
- a CDS encoding STAS domain-containing protein has translation MSVTATATDGIRVLTAVGEIDHHTGQSLQQALDVTGTTRPRIVIDLRQVTFLDSSGINLLITAHQHTTQAGGRLRLAGPTPPVQRVLQLVGVDQLIDCRETLHHALTP, from the coding sequence TTGTCCGTCACGGCCACCGCCACGGACGGCATCCGGGTGCTGACCGCAGTCGGGGAGATCGACCACCACACTGGCCAGTCGCTCCAGCAGGCCCTGGATGTCACCGGCACCACTCGGCCCCGCATCGTGATCGACCTGCGCCAGGTCACCTTCCTCGACTCCAGCGGCATCAACCTCCTCATCACCGCCCACCAGCACACCACCCAAGCCGGCGGCCGGCTCCGCCTCGCCGGCCCCACGCCCCCCGTGCAACGCGTCCTACAGCTCGTCGGCGTCGACCAGCTCATCGACTGCCGTGAAACCCTCCACCACGCCCTCACCCCCTGA
- a CDS encoding VOC family protein has product MKSPLHFTLAATTLDAPNPHELAQFYQDLLGWPVRKDEPGWVEIGPPDGSAGLSFQTEPLFTRPRWPSTRSEQQMMMHLDIEVNDLSSAVEHALALGATMADFQPQADVRVLYDPVGHPFCLFARTGPRA; this is encoded by the coding sequence ATGAAGTCCCCACTGCACTTCACGCTGGCCGCGACCACTCTTGACGCACCGAACCCTCATGAGCTGGCGCAGTTCTATCAGGATCTGCTCGGCTGGCCGGTACGGAAGGACGAACCGGGCTGGGTTGAGATCGGGCCGCCCGACGGCAGTGCCGGACTGTCGTTCCAGACGGAGCCGCTCTTCACCCGACCGCGGTGGCCTTCCACACGGTCCGAGCAGCAGATGATGATGCACCTGGACATCGAGGTGAACGATCTGTCATCAGCCGTCGAGCACGCTCTTGCCCTGGGGGCAACCATGGCGGACTTCCAGCCTCAGGCCGACGTGCGCGTCCTGTACGACCCGGTGGGCCACCCGTTCTGCCTCTTTGCGCGCACCGGCCCGAGGGCCTGA
- a CDS encoding ATP-binding protein translates to MDAAPAGGDGTLPFERLIQTTVALDGDGADIAHARHCAAGFLARVQAEHGLPVSRRALDVTQLVVGELVTNARKYAPGPLLLGLRIIGDLVEVVMWDSEPVLPIARAADAGRVGQHGLEIVMAVSQGSEVQREPVGKRVTARIALLDDPGGIPSGRTPW, encoded by the coding sequence ATGGATGCGGCACCGGCGGGCGGGGACGGGACCCTGCCGTTTGAGCGGCTGATACAGACCACGGTGGCACTGGACGGCGACGGGGCGGACATCGCCCACGCCCGCCACTGCGCCGCCGGCTTCCTTGCCCGGGTGCAGGCCGAGCACGGCCTGCCCGTCTCCCGGCGCGCCCTGGACGTGACCCAGTTAGTGGTCGGTGAGCTGGTCACCAACGCCCGCAAGTACGCGCCCGGCCCGCTGCTGCTGGGCCTGCGCATCATCGGCGATCTGGTGGAGGTGGTGATGTGGGACTCCGAGCCGGTGCTGCCCATCGCCCGGGCCGCGGATGCCGGCCGGGTCGGGCAGCACGGTCTGGAGATCGTCATGGCCGTCTCCCAGGGTTCTGAGGTGCAGCGCGAGCCGGTCGGCAAGCGCGTCACCGCCCGCATCGCCCTCCTGGACGATCCTGGCGGCATACCCTCAGGACGCACCCCTTGGTGA